The Arthrobacter sp. PM3 genome contains the following window.
GGATGCCCGCAGCCTCCAGCGGCACGGCCAGCAGGTGGTGGATGGCAGGTTCTGCCACCTGCAGGATCAGCAGCGAGCAGACGGTGATGCCGAGCTGGGCGCACGCGAGCATGAGGGAGACATTTTCCATTGCCCGCAGCGTGGTCTGTGCGCGCTTGGACCCGGCCTCGGCCAGCGGCTCGATCTGGCTCCGGCGCGCGGACATGACGGCGAACTCGGCCGCCACAAAGAAGGCGTTGCCGACCAGCAGGACGGCAAGCCAGAAGATTCCGGCCCAGTCGCTCATGCGGCACCTGCCTGGCTGGCGGGCTGGCCGTCTCCTGACAACCGCGCGGGCTTGAAACAGATCCGGTCGATCCGGCGGCCGTCCATGCGGGTCACGCTGAGCGTCCCGCCGACGACGTCGACCGTGTCACCGACTGCCGCGATGCGGCCAAGCTGGCGCATGAGGTAGCCTCCCACCGTTTCGTAGGCAGCCTCGTCGGGCACGGTCAGGCCCGGGATCTGCTCGGAGAGTTCATCGGGGCGCAGCAGGCCGGGGAAGTACCAGTCCCCCGAGGCGCTTTGGAGCAGGCCCGGCCGGACCTTGTCATGCTCGTCGGCCACTTCCCCGACGATTTCCTCCACAAGGTCCTCCAGGGTGGCGACCCCGGCCGTTCCGCCGTACTCGTCGAGGACAACTGCCAATTGCAGGTTCCCCTCGCGAAGCTCGGCGAGGAGGGCATCCAGGTGGATGGTCTCCGGCACCCGGAGCACGTCCGTCATGATCGCGCCGGCCTGCAGCTTGGCGCGCCTGTCCGCGGGCACGGCGATGGCCTTCTTGATGTGGACCACGCCGCGAATGTCATCGGAGGACTCGCCGATCACCGGGAACCGGGAGTAACCGGTGCGTTTGGCCGCCTCTACGATGTCCGAAACCGGTTGATCGGCGTCGATGGTTTCCACGCGGATGCGCGGAGTCATGACGTCGGCGGCGGTCTGGCCGGAGAACTTCAGCGTCCGGGCGATGAAGTTCGCGGTGCCGGCGTCGAGAGTGCCCATGGCGGCGGAGCGCCGCACGAGCGAGGCCAGTTCGGCCGGGGTGCGGGCGCCGGAGATCTCCTCCTTGGCCTCCAGCCCGAAGACGTTGAGGACCTTGTTGGAGAAACCGTTGAGGACCACGATTGCGGGCTTGAAGATGGCCGTGAACACCAGCTGGGGCCGGGCGACGGCCTTGCCGATCGGGAACGAGAGCGCGATTGCCATGTTCTTGGGCACGAGTTCGCCGATCACCATGGAGAGCAGGGTGGCCAGCGCCATCGCCAGGATCAAAGACAGCGACGTGATCGCCGCGGGCGGGACGCCGACGGCGGCGAGGGGACCTTCGAGCAGCTTGCCGACCGACGGTTCCATGACGTAGCCGGTCAGCAGTGTGGTCAAGGTGATGCCCAGCTGACAGCTGGACAGCTGGGTGGAGAGGGACTTGAGGCATTTGAGCAGGGGCTCGGCCCCGGTGTCCCCGTTGTCGACGGCGCGCTGCACCGTTGCCTGGTCGAGGGCGACGAGGGAAAATTCCACGGCCACGAAAAAGCCGGTGCCGAGGATGAGCAGGAGGCCTGCTACAAGGAGAAGCCATTCCATTTAGCGGCCTGCTTCCCGGGCCGCGGCACAGGGCCGTGGCCGTTGCAGGGGACGCAGCGGCCGGTGGTGCCCGGCCGGTGGGCGGACCGGCGGAGGATGGTCGGCGGAGGCCGACCCTGTTTCCTGGAAGGCTCCGGGGTGGCGTGCTGCCGGAGAGTGATGGGCGCGTGAACGGGGATTGCCGGCTCTGCGGGTGGACTGCGCGGGAACGGATTCCGTTCGCCGCTGGCAGCTCCCAGGCCGGCACCTAGATTTACTGTCCATAAGGACTTCAGTCTACAGGAGCGGCCGCCACGAGCCTCCGACCTGCGTCGTCACCCTGCGCCGTCACGGGCCGCCTGCCTCACCAGCTCTGTGGAACGGGCCGGCCTTCCTCGTACCCGGCTGCGGACTGGATGCCGGCCACGGCGCGTTCCCGGAAGCCGGCGAGGTCGGCGGCGCCGGCATAGCTCATCGAACTGCGCAGGCCGGCGGTGATCATGTCCAGCAGGTCCTCGACCCCGGGACGCGCCGCATCCACGTACATCCGGGAGGTGGAGATGCCTTCCTCGAAGAGGGCCTTGCGGTCCTTCTCAAAGGCCCCCTCGCGCTGGTTGCGGTTCTGAACCGCCCGGGCGGACGCCATGCCGAAGCTCTCCTTGTACTGCCGGCCGGCGGCGTCGAGCTGCAAGTCCCCCGGGCTTTCGTGCGTGCCGGCAAACCACGAGCCGATCATGACTTGGCTGGCCCCGGCGGCCAGGGCCAGGGCGACATCGCGCGGATACCGGACACCGCCGTCGGCCCACACCCTGCCGCCGGCCTCCCGCGCCGCGGCGGAGCATTCCAGGACCGCGCTGAATTGCGGGCGGCCCACGGCCGTCATCATGCGGGTGGTGCACATGGCGCCCGGCCCCACTCCCACCTTGACGATGTCCGCGCCGGCCTCGATCAGCTCCCGGGTTGCCTCGCCGGTCACCACGTTGCCGGCCACCACGGGCACGCCGGGGTTGAGTCCCTTCACGGCGGCCAGGGCATCGAACATCTTCTGCTGGTGGCCGTGGGCCGTGTCAAGGACCAGCACATTCACGCCGGCGGCCAGCAACTCGGCCGCGCGGCCGGCAACATCTCCGTTGATCCCGACGGCGGCGGCAACCTTCAGTTTCCCGTCCTCATCCAGCGACGGGCGGTAGATCGTGGACCGCAGGGCGCCCTTGCGGGTGAGCACGCCCGCCAGGACCCCGTCCTGCTGCACCGGGGCGTAGTCCGTCCCGGCCGCATCCATTGCGTCAAAGGCGCGCCGCAGGGCGCGCGCCGAACCGGCGCCGGCGCCGCCGTCGGCCGACCCGTCCGCGAGCATCCCGGCGTCGAGCACGAGCGGCTGGTGGCGGACGACGGCGGCCAGGGACGCGAAACGGTCCTGGCCCTCACAATCGGCGGCGCGGACCACTCCGGTGACGGCCCCGGCGGCATCAACCACCACCACGGCACCGTGGGGGCGCTTGCCCATGAGGTGGACGGCGTCAATGACGGTGTCCGTGGGCGCCAGGGTCACGGGTGTTTCGAGGAGCGGGTGGCGGCCCTTGATCCAGGCCGCGACGTCCCGGATGACATCGAGGGGCACGTCTTGCGGCAGCACGCCCAGCCCGCCGCGCCGGGCCATCGTCTCGGCCATCCGCTTCCCCGTCACCGCCGTCATGTTCGCGGCCACCAGCGGGATCGACGAGCCGGTGCCGTCGTCGGCCGCGAGGTCCACGTCCAGGCGCGAGGTCACGTCGGAACGGGACGGCACCAGGAAGAGGTCGGAGTAGGTCAGATCGGTGGTGGGCTCACTGAGGAAACGCACGGCTGCTCCTTTAATTGGCACTTCAGCGCCAAGCGGGTTCTCCCACGATTCTAGGGTGAATTCCGGCGCGGGCGGCAGCGTGATTCGGCGGCCGCGGCGGCAGATGATGATTTGGGTCACGCTTATTGGCGGTTTGGCAAGAATCGTAACTAGACTGGCATGGGTCTGGGTTCACTGGACGCAGAGACTGGCTCGATCGTTGTGCCAAGGCACCGTGGAAGCCGACGGGAATCAAACTCATGGAAGAGGCGTATTTCAAGTGCCAGAGCAGCCTAGCCACCGTCTACCAGAGGAATTTGGCGGAAACGAGTGGCTCGTTGACGAACTGTATGAGCGTTACCAGAAGGACAAGAACACGGTTGACGCCAAGTGGTGGCCGCTGTTCGAATCCTTTGAAGCAAGTGACGCCTCGTCCGCCAACGGAACATCCGGCGCAGCGACCGCTGTGCGCCCCGCCACCCGTGAACTTCCCGTTGTAGCGCAGGCTGCGGCAACCCAGGCAGCAGCCGCCCCCGCGGCGCCCGCTCCGGCCGCGCCCGCCGCCCCCGCTCCGGTTTCCCCCGCCGCTCCGGCCCCCGCCGCCAAGAGGATCCCGGCCACTGTCGCCCGGGACCGCGCCAAGTCCTCCGATGCCGGCCCCGGCACCGCGCCGATCCCCGCGCAGCTGCCCAAGAACGTCAAAGCCCCGACCGCGCCGGAAGAGGACGTGGTCTCTGTCCTGCGCGGCCCGGCCAAGGCCATCGCCTCGAACATGGTCACCAGCCTGGAAGTGCCTACCGCCACGAGCGTCCGCGCCATCCCGGCCAAGCTGCTGATCGACAACCGCGTGGTCATCAACTCCAACCTGGCCCGCGCCCGCGGCGGCAAGGTCTCCTTCACGCACCTGATCGGCTACGCCGTCATCCGCGCCCTGTCCCAGTTCCCGTCGATGAACGTCTACTACGACGAGATCGACGGCAAGCCGGTGGCTGTCCAGCCCGCGCACGTGAACTTCGGCATCGCGATTGACATGCCCAAGCCGGACGGCACCCGCCTGCTCATGGTGCCGAACATCAAGAAGGCGGAGACCCTCAACTTCTCCGAGTTCTGGCACACCTATGAGGACCTGATCAAGCGTGCCCGCAACGGCAAGCTGACCGCGGATGACCACTCGGGCACCACCGTGTCCCTGACCAACCCCGGCGGCATCGGCACCGTGCACTCCGTGCCCCGTCTGTCCAAGGGCCAGGCCGCCATCATCGGCGTCGGCGCGCTCGATTACCCGGCCGAGTTCCAGGGTGCCAGCGAAAAGATCATCGCCCAGAACGCGATCAGCAAGGTCCTGACGCTGACCTCCACCTATGATCACCGCGTCATCCAGGGCGCCGGCAGCGGCGAATTCCTCAAGCTCGTGCACCAGCTCCTGCTCGGCGCGCAGAACTTCTACGACGAGATCTTCGAGTCCCTGCGCATCCCGTACGAGCCCGTGCGCTGGAGCCCGGACCTGCAGGTGGACCCCGCCGATGAGATCAACAAGGTCGCCCGGATCCAGCAGCTCATCCACGCCTACCGCGTGCGCGGCCACCTCATGGCGGACACCGATCCCCTGGAGTACGTCCAGCGCAAGCACCCGGACCTCGATGTCCTGACCTACGGCCTCACGCTGTGGGACCTGGACCGCGAATGGCCCACCGGCGGCTTCGGCGGCAAGCCGATGCTTAAGTTCCGCGACATCCTCGGCGTGCTCCGCGACGCCTACTGCCGCACCGCCGGCATCGAGTACATGCACATCCAGGACCCGGCCGAGCGCAAGTGGTTCCAGGACCAGATCGAGCACCCGTACTCCAAGCCGAGCCGCGATGAGCAGCTGCGCATCGTCTCCAAGCTCAACGCCGCCGAGGCCTTTGAGACGTTCCTGCAGACCAAGTTCGTCGGCCAGAAGCGCTTCTCGCTCGAAGGCGGCGAGTCCCTGATTCCGCTGCTGGACGCAATCATCTCCGACGCCGCCGACGACGAGCTGGACGAAGTGGCGATCGGCATGGCCCACCGCGGCCGGCTCAACGTGCTCACCAATATCGCCGGCAAGACGTACGCCCAGGTGTTCCGCGAATTCGAAGGCACCCAGGACCCCCGCTCGGTGCAGGGTTCCGGCGACGTGAAGTACCACCTCGGCACCGAGGGAACCTTCACCTCGGACAACGGCAAGGAGACCAAGGTCTACCTCGCCGCCAACCCGTCGCACCTCGAGGCCGTCGACTCGGTCCTGGAGGGCATCGTCCGCGCCAAGCAGGACCGCCTGGACCAGGGCGAGGCCTTCCCCGTGCTGCCGATCATGGTGCACGGCGACGCCGCCTTCGCCGGCCAGGGCGTAGTGGCGGAGACCCTCAACCTCTCCCAGCTGCGCGGCTACCGCACCGGCGGCACCATCCACGTCGTGGTCAACAACCAGGTCGGCTTCACCACGGCGCCGTCCTCCTCGCGCTCCTCCACCTACTCCACGGACGTCGCCAAGATGATCCAGGCGCCGGTGTTCCACGTCAACGGCGATGACCCGGAGGCCGTGGTCCGCATCGGCCAGCTCGCCTACGAGTTCCGCCAGCGTTTCCACAAGGACGTTGTCATCGACATGGTGTGCTACCGCCGCCGGGGCCACAACGAGGGCGACGACCCCTCGATGACCCAGCCGCTGATGTACAACCTGATCGAAGCCAAGCGTTCGGTCCGCAAGCTGTACACCGAATCGCTGATCGGCCGCGGTGACATCACCGAGGAAGAGGCCGAGCAGCTGCTGCGCGACTACCAGGAACGCCTGGAGCGCGTCTTCGCCGAAACGCACGCCGCGCAGACGTCCCCGATCCCGATCATCACAGCCGATTCCGCCGCGGTGTCCGATCTCGAACGCCCGATTGCCCAGCAGTCCGATTCCGGCGTCAGCACCCCGGCGTCCACCGCGATCTCCGCGGAAACCCTGGCCCGCATCGGCAAGGCCCACACCGCCATTCCGGAGGGCTTCACCGTCCACGCCAAGCTCAAGCAGCTGCTGGAGAAGCGCGAGGCTATGTCCCGCGAAGGCGGCATCGACTGGGGCTTCGGCGAGCTCGCGGCCTTCGGCTCGCTCATCATGGAAGGCGTTCCCGTCCGGCTCGCCGGCCAGGACTCGCGCCGCGGCACGTTCGTGCAGCGCCACGCGGTCTTCCACGACCGGGCCAACGGTGACGAGTGGCTGCCGCTTGCCCACCTCTCGGAGGACCAGGCCAAGCTGTGGATCTACGATTCCCTGCTGTCCGAATACGCCGCCATGGGCTTCGAGTACGGCTACTCCGTGGAGCGCCCGGACGCCCTGGTGCTCTGGGAGGCGCAGTTCGGCGACTTCGTCAACGGCGCGCAGACCATCATCGATGAGTTCATCTCCTCCGCCGAGCAGAAGTGGGGCCAGCGGTCCTCGCTCGTCCTCATGCTGCCGCACGGCTACGAGGGCCAGGGACCGGACCACT
Protein-coding sequences here:
- a CDS encoding multifunctional oxoglutarate decarboxylase/oxoglutarate dehydrogenase thiamine pyrophosphate-binding subunit/dihydrolipoyllysine-residue succinyltransferase subunit, with the protein product MPEQPSHRLPEEFGGNEWLVDELYERYQKDKNTVDAKWWPLFESFEASDASSANGTSGAATAVRPATRELPVVAQAAATQAAAAPAAPAPAAPAAPAPVSPAAPAPAAKRIPATVARDRAKSSDAGPGTAPIPAQLPKNVKAPTAPEEDVVSVLRGPAKAIASNMVTSLEVPTATSVRAIPAKLLIDNRVVINSNLARARGGKVSFTHLIGYAVIRALSQFPSMNVYYDEIDGKPVAVQPAHVNFGIAIDMPKPDGTRLLMVPNIKKAETLNFSEFWHTYEDLIKRARNGKLTADDHSGTTVSLTNPGGIGTVHSVPRLSKGQAAIIGVGALDYPAEFQGASEKIIAQNAISKVLTLTSTYDHRVIQGAGSGEFLKLVHQLLLGAQNFYDEIFESLRIPYEPVRWSPDLQVDPADEINKVARIQQLIHAYRVRGHLMADTDPLEYVQRKHPDLDVLTYGLTLWDLDREWPTGGFGGKPMLKFRDILGVLRDAYCRTAGIEYMHIQDPAERKWFQDQIEHPYSKPSRDEQLRIVSKLNAAEAFETFLQTKFVGQKRFSLEGGESLIPLLDAIISDAADDELDEVAIGMAHRGRLNVLTNIAGKTYAQVFREFEGTQDPRSVQGSGDVKYHLGTEGTFTSDNGKETKVYLAANPSHLEAVDSVLEGIVRAKQDRLDQGEAFPVLPIMVHGDAAFAGQGVVAETLNLSQLRGYRTGGTIHVVVNNQVGFTTAPSSSRSSTYSTDVAKMIQAPVFHVNGDDPEAVVRIGQLAYEFRQRFHKDVVIDMVCYRRRGHNEGDDPSMTQPLMYNLIEAKRSVRKLYTESLIGRGDITEEEAEQLLRDYQERLERVFAETHAAQTSPIPIITADSAAVSDLERPIAQQSDSGVSTPASTAISAETLARIGKAHTAIPEGFTVHAKLKQLLEKREAMSREGGIDWGFGELAAFGSLIMEGVPVRLAGQDSRRGTFVQRHAVFHDRANGDEWLPLAHLSEDQAKLWIYDSLLSEYAAMGFEYGYSVERPDALVLWEAQFGDFVNGAQTIIDEFISSAEQKWGQRSSLVLMLPHGYEGQGPDHSSARIERFLQLCAEENMIVANPTTSASHFHLLRRQAYSKPRKPLIIFTPKQLLRLKAAASSVEDFTTGSFRPVIPEHEQLQADAVERVLLVSGRLYYDLLSTRQKTENKTTAIVRVEQLYPLPAEEIAAELAKYPNAEVVWAQDEPANQGPWPFIGLNLPEAIDRRVRLVSRPASASTAAGSMKRHAAEQDALLKQAFARK
- a CDS encoding GuaB1 family IMP dehydrogenase-related protein; the encoded protein is MRFLSEPTTDLTYSDLFLVPSRSDVTSRLDVDLAADDGTGSSIPLVAANMTAVTGKRMAETMARRGGLGVLPQDVPLDVIRDVAAWIKGRHPLLETPVTLAPTDTVIDAVHLMGKRPHGAVVVVDAAGAVTGVVRAADCEGQDRFASLAAVVRHQPLVLDAGMLADGSADGGAGAGSARALRRAFDAMDAAGTDYAPVQQDGVLAGVLTRKGALRSTIYRPSLDEDGKLKVAAAVGINGDVAGRAAELLAAGVNVLVLDTAHGHQQKMFDALAAVKGLNPGVPVVAGNVVTGEATRELIEAGADIVKVGVGPGAMCTTRMMTAVGRPQFSAVLECSAAAREAGGRVWADGGVRYPRDVALALAAGASQVMIGSWFAGTHESPGDLQLDAAGRQYKESFGMASARAVQNRNQREGAFEKDRKALFEEGISTSRMYVDAARPGVEDLLDMITAGLRSSMSYAGAADLAGFRERAVAGIQSAAGYEEGRPVPQSW
- a CDS encoding hemolysin family protein yields the protein MEWLLLVAGLLLILGTGFFVAVEFSLVALDQATVQRAVDNGDTGAEPLLKCLKSLSTQLSSCQLGITLTTLLTGYVMEPSVGKLLEGPLAAVGVPPAAITSLSLILAMALATLLSMVIGELVPKNMAIALSFPIGKAVARPQLVFTAIFKPAIVVLNGFSNKVLNVFGLEAKEEISGARTPAELASLVRRSAAMGTLDAGTANFIARTLKFSGQTAADVMTPRIRVETIDADQPVSDIVEAAKRTGYSRFPVIGESSDDIRGVVHIKKAIAVPADRRAKLQAGAIMTDVLRVPETIHLDALLAELREGNLQLAVVLDEYGGTAGVATLEDLVEEIVGEVADEHDKVRPGLLQSASGDWYFPGLLRPDELSEQIPGLTVPDEAAYETVGGYLMRQLGRIAAVGDTVDVVGGTLSVTRMDGRRIDRICFKPARLSGDGQPASQAGAA